Proteins encoded by one window of Cyanobium sp. NS01:
- a CDS encoding UDP-glucuronic acid decarboxylase family protein, with protein MPETLQRNLITGGAGFVGSHLVDRLMEAGEEVICLDNYFTGRKANIAQWIGHPRFELLRHDVTEPIRLEVDRIWHLACPASPVHYQHNPIKTAKTSFLGTYNMLGLARRVGARLLLASTSEVYGDPEVHPQPESYRGCVNTIGPRSCYDEGKRVAETLCFDYHRMHGTEIRVARIFNTYGPRMLPDDGRVVSNFIVQALRGEPLTLYGDGSQTRSFCFVDDLVEGLIRLMNGSSTGPINLGNPGEFTIRQLAEQVRDGINPALELICLPLPQDDPLQRQPAIDLARRELGWEPSVSLEQGLEPTIAFFRASLPIPTP; from the coding sequence ATGCCGGAGACGCTGCAGCGCAACCTGATCACCGGCGGAGCCGGCTTCGTGGGCTCCCACCTGGTGGATCGGCTGATGGAGGCTGGCGAGGAGGTGATCTGCCTCGATAACTACTTCACGGGCCGCAAGGCCAACATCGCCCAGTGGATCGGCCATCCGCGCTTTGAGCTGTTGCGCCATGACGTGACCGAGCCGATCCGGCTGGAGGTGGACCGCATCTGGCACCTCGCCTGCCCGGCCTCGCCGGTGCACTACCAGCACAACCCGATCAAGACGGCCAAGACCAGTTTCCTGGGCACCTACAACATGCTCGGCCTGGCCCGGCGGGTGGGGGCGCGGCTGCTGCTGGCCTCCACCAGCGAGGTGTATGGCGATCCTGAGGTGCATCCCCAGCCCGAGAGTTATCGCGGCTGCGTCAACACGATCGGCCCGCGCAGCTGCTACGACGAGGGCAAGCGGGTGGCCGAGACCCTCTGCTTCGACTACCACCGCATGCACGGCACCGAGATTCGGGTGGCGCGCATCTTCAACACCTACGGGCCGCGCATGCTCCCCGATGACGGGCGGGTGGTGAGCAACTTCATCGTGCAGGCCCTGCGCGGCGAGCCGCTCACCCTCTATGGCGATGGCTCCCAGACCCGCTCATTCTGTTTTGTGGATGACCTGGTGGAGGGCCTGATCCGCTTGATGAACGGGTCCTCCACCGGGCCGATCAACCTGGGAAACCCCGGCGAATTCACGATTCGGCAGCTGGCTGAACAGGTGCGCGATGGCATCAACCCGGCCCTGGAGCTGATCTGCCTGCCGCTGCCCCAGGATGATCCGCTGCAGCGGCAGCCCGCGATCGATCTGGCCAGGCGGGAACTGGGCTGGGAGCCCAGCGTGTCCCTCGAGCAGGGTCTCGAGCCCACCATCGCCTTCTTTCGCGCCAGCCTCCCCATACCCACCCCATGA
- a CDS encoding DUF4115 domain-containing protein → MKAQPSPESPSHQSSVGEEAAQLLEQELERAKAELVEYQTLINEIPSIYETKFRQQVQLLALEIRRLLEERRCLYQQLPSGQLSLAESPAPPVVLSSPRPEVTADAAPARSDPLPPRRTRCWRIGLRRRWRSATRRLSLRQQLPLLMTTTTAVVLLVVGVDSLGRRGQDARSAGRSSGSRVDSKPASNVQAEGADSATPSPNDPPVSPKPGTQDLRLKADGPCWVEVETVSGRVVLAELLNKGDQRSFPLGKGLRVRAGRPDHLGVAAAGDDDFRPLAAINNLGWKTFLPAEAGSASDKPTPGG, encoded by the coding sequence GGCGAGGAAGCTGCACAGCTTCTGGAGCAGGAGTTGGAGCGGGCCAAGGCTGAACTGGTGGAATACCAGACCCTGATTAACGAAATCCCCTCCATCTACGAGACGAAGTTTCGTCAGCAAGTTCAGCTCCTTGCCCTAGAAATCCGGCGGCTGCTTGAGGAGCGACGCTGCCTGTATCAGCAGCTCCCCTCCGGCCAGTTGTCCCTTGCTGAGAGCCCTGCGCCCCCTGTGGTCCTGTCCTCTCCAAGGCCTGAAGTCACAGCGGATGCTGCCCCAGCCAGGTCCGATCCACTGCCTCCCAGGCGCACACGGTGTTGGCGCATCGGCCTGCGCCGGCGCTGGAGATCGGCCACTCGGCGGTTGTCGCTGCGACAACAGTTGCCGCTGCTGATGACCACCACGACGGCAGTTGTCCTGCTGGTGGTGGGCGTCGACTCCCTGGGGCGTAGGGGCCAGGATGCCCGTAGCGCAGGGCGGTCCAGCGGGAGCAGGGTAGACAGCAAGCCTGCGAGCAACGTCCAGGCCGAAGGGGCGGACTCGGCCACTCCCAGCCCCAATGACCCGCCGGTAAGCCCAAAACCTGGCACGCAGGATCTACGGCTGAAAGCCGATGGACCCTGCTGGGTGGAGGTGGAGACAGTGAGTGGACGGGTTGTTCTCGCTGAACTGCTCAACAAGGGCGATCAGCGCAGCTTCCCCCTGGGGAAAGGCTTGCGGGTGCGGGCTGGCCGCCCTGATCATCTCGGGGTGGCGGCGGCCGGAGACGACGACTTCCGGCCACTCGCGGCGATCAACAATCTGGGCTGGAAGACCTTTTTGCCAGCCGAGGCCGGCTCAGCCTCTGACAAGCCAACGCCAGGCGGGTAA
- a CDS encoding nucleotide sugar dehydrogenase, whose translation MAAQLPRRICCIGAGYVGGPTMAVIADRCPQIDVTVVDLNAERIALWNHPDLSRLPVYEPGLDAVVARCRGRNLHFSTAVEEAIAAADMVFLSVNTPTKTRGLGAGQASDLKWIEASARTVAKAARGHTIVVEKSTLPVRTAEAVKAILGCAEPGQSFAVLSNPEFLAEGTAVSDLEAPDRVLIGGEDPEAIEALAAIYAHWVPQERILRTNIWSSELGKLAANAFLAQRVSSINSIAAFCEASGADVNEVARAIGSDSRIGPKFLKAGPGFGGSCFQKDILNLVYLCRHYGLQEVASYWEQVVTLNSWQQHRIARLVVQRLFGTVTGKRLVLLGFAFKADTNDTRASPAIQIARDLIEEGAHLQILDPKVSPAQIEADLGQPPGDGEASWAPCAALEQGATGADALLLLTEWQQFSRIDWAATAALMRRPAWLFDARGSADQQAARAAGLSVWRVGEG comes from the coding sequence TTGGCAGCACAGCTACCCCGTCGCATCTGCTGCATCGGCGCGGGCTACGTGGGCGGACCCACCATGGCCGTGATCGCTGATCGCTGCCCACAGATCGACGTGACCGTGGTGGACCTCAACGCCGAGCGCATCGCCCTCTGGAACCACCCCGACCTCAGCCGCCTGCCGGTCTACGAGCCGGGCCTCGACGCCGTGGTGGCCCGCTGCCGCGGCCGCAACCTCCACTTCAGCACCGCCGTGGAGGAGGCCATCGCCGCCGCCGACATGGTGTTCCTCTCCGTCAACACCCCCACCAAGACCAGGGGCCTGGGCGCCGGGCAGGCCAGTGACCTCAAGTGGATCGAGGCCAGTGCCCGCACCGTGGCCAAGGCCGCCCGCGGCCACACGATCGTCGTGGAGAAGAGCACCCTGCCGGTGCGCACCGCCGAGGCCGTCAAGGCGATCCTCGGCTGCGCTGAGCCCGGCCAGAGCTTTGCGGTGCTCTCCAACCCCGAATTCCTCGCCGAGGGCACGGCCGTGTCCGATCTCGAGGCCCCTGACCGGGTGCTGATCGGCGGTGAGGATCCCGAGGCGATCGAGGCCCTCGCCGCCATCTACGCCCACTGGGTGCCCCAGGAGCGCATCCTGCGCACCAACATCTGGAGCAGCGAACTGGGCAAGCTGGCCGCTAATGCCTTCCTTGCCCAGCGGGTGAGCTCGATCAACAGCATCGCCGCCTTCTGCGAGGCCAGCGGTGCTGACGTCAACGAGGTGGCCCGCGCCATCGGCAGCGACAGCCGTATCGGTCCCAAGTTCCTCAAGGCCGGCCCGGGCTTTGGCGGCAGCTGCTTCCAGAAGGACATCCTCAACCTGGTGTACCTCTGCCGCCACTACGGGCTGCAGGAGGTGGCCAGCTACTGGGAGCAGGTGGTGACCCTCAACAGCTGGCAGCAGCACCGCATCGCCCGCCTGGTGGTGCAGCGCCTGTTCGGCACCGTCACCGGTAAGCGCCTCGTGCTGCTCGGCTTTGCCTTCAAGGCCGACACCAACGACACCCGTGCCTCACCCGCCATCCAGATCGCCCGCGACCTGATCGAGGAGGGCGCCCACCTGCAGATCCTCGATCCCAAGGTGAGCCCAGCCCAGATCGAGGCCGACCTCGGCCAGCCCCCCGGCGACGGCGAGGCCAGCTGGGCGCCCTGTGCCGCCCTTGAGCAGGGCGCGACAGGAGCCGACGCCCTGCTGCTACTCACCGAATGGCAGCAGTTCAGCCGGATTGACTGGGCCGCCACCGCTGCCCTGATGCGCAGACCCGCCTGGCTCTTTGATGCCCGCGGCAGCGCCGATCAGCAGGCCGCCCGCGCCGCCGGGCTCAGCGTCTGGCGCGTGGGGGAGGGGTGA